Proteins co-encoded in one Apteryx mantelli isolate bAptMan1 chromosome 4, bAptMan1.hap1, whole genome shotgun sequence genomic window:
- the NDUFV1 gene encoding NADH dehydrogenase [ubiquinone] flavoprotein 1, mitochondrial: protein MAARQLLALRRLPAAAAAAFSTAPKKTQFGSLRDEDRIFTNLYGRHDWRLRGALSRGDWYKTKEILLKGVDWILNEIKASGLRGRGGAGFPTGLKWSFMNKPPDGRPKYLVVNADEGEPGTCKDREIMRHDPHKLVEGCLVAGRAMGARAAYIYIRGEFYNEASNLQVAIREAYEAGLLGQDACGSGYAFDVFVVRGAGAYICGEETALIESIEGKQGKPRLKPPFPADVGVFGCPTTVANVETVAVSPTICRRGGAWFASFGRERNSGTKLFNISGHVNNPCTVEEEMSVPLKELIEKHAGGVRGGWDNLLAVIPGGSSTPLLPKSVCETVLMDFDSLVQAQSGLGTAAVIVMDKSTDIVKAIARLIEFYKHESCGQCTPCREGVDWMNKVMARFVQGNAQVAEIDALWEISKQIEGHTICALGDGAAWPVQGLIRHFRPELEERMRRYEEAKARVAAA from the exons atggccgcccggcagctcCTGGCGCTGCGgcgcctgcccgccgccgccgccgccgccttctcg ACGGCGCCCAAGAAGACGCAGTTCGGGTCGCTGCGGGACGAGGACCGGATCTTCACCAACCTCTACGGGCGGCACGACTGGAG GCTGCGGGGCGCCCTGAGCCGCGGCGACTGGTACAAGACCAAGGAGATCCTGCTCAAGGGGGTGGACTGGATCCTCAACGAGATCAAGGCgtcggggctgcggggccgcggcggggccggttTCCCCACCGGCCTCAAGTGGAGCTTCATGAACAAGCCCCCCGATGGCAG GCCCAAGTACCTGGTCGTGAACGCGGACGAGGGGGAGCCGGGCACTTGCAAGGACCGCGAGATCATGCGGCACGACCCGCACAAGCTGGTGGAGGGTTGCCTGGTGGCGGGGCGAGCCATGGGCGCCCGGGCCGCCTATATCTACATCCGCGGCGAGTTCTATAACGAAGCCTCCAACCTGCAG GTGGCCATCAGAGAGGCCTACGAGGCCGGGCTGCTGGGGCAGGACGCCTGCGGCTCAGGCTATGCTTTCGACGTGTTTGTGGTGCGGGGCGCTGGGGCCTACATCTGCGGGGAGGAGACAGCCCTGATCGAATCCATTGAGGGCAAGCAGGGCAAGCCGCGCCTGAAGCCGCCCTTCCCTGCAGATGTGG GTGTGTTTGGGTGTCCCACCACGGTGGCCAACGTGGAGACGGTGGCAGTGTCCCCCACCATCTGCCGGCGGGGAGGGGCCTGGTTCGCTAGCTTCGGGCGCGAGCGCAACTCTGGCACGAAGCTCTTCAATATCTCCGGCCATGTCAACAACCCGTGCACGGTGGAGGAGGAGATGTCGGTGCCCCTGAAGGAGCTCATTGAGAAGCACGCAG GGGGTGTCCGCGGGGGTTGGGACAACCTGCTGGCTGTGATCCCGGGAGGCTCCTCCACACCGCTCCTCCCCAAATCGGTGTGTGAGACTGTGCTGATGGACTTCGATTCCCTGGTGCAGGCGCAGAGCGGGCTTGGCACAGCTGCTGTCATTGTCATGGACAAATCG ACCGACATCGTTAAAGCTATCGCCCGCCTCATTGAGTTTTACAAGCACGAGAGCTGCGGGCAGTGCACCCCGTGCCGAGAAG GCGTTGACTGGATGAACAAAGTCATGGCACGGTTCGTGCAGGGCAACGCCCAGGTAGCAGAGATCGACGCGCTGTGGGAGATCAGCAAGCAGATCGAGGGCCATACCATCTGCGCGCTGGGTGACGGGGCTGCCTGGCCCGTGCAG GGCCTCATCCGTCACTTCCGCCCAGAGCTGGAGGAGAGGATGCGACGCTATGAGGAGGCCAAAGCTCGAGTGGCAGCAGCCTAA
- the CDK2AP2 gene encoding cyclin-dependent kinase 2-associated protein 2: MSYKPIAPAPATPGAAGTSTSSSASPAPPGPGAPPAATSVPSPSGSVPGAAAPFRPLFNDFGPPSMGYVQAMKPPGSQGSQSTYTDLLSVIEEMGKEIRPTYAGSKSAMERLKRGIIHARALVRECLAETERNART, translated from the exons ATGTCCTACAAGCCCATCGCGCCCGCCCCCGCCACCCCCGGAGCCGCCGGCACCAGCACGAGCAGCAGcgccagccccgccccgcccgggccgggggccCCGCCCGCCG CCACGAGTGTCCCGTCGCCGTCCGGATCCGTGCCTGGAGCCGCTGCCCCTTTCCGGCCCCTCTTCAATGACTTCGGCCCACCGTCCATGGGCTACGTGCAG GCTATGAAGCCGCCCGGGTCGCAGGGCTCCCAGAGCACATACACGGACCTGCTCTCCGTCATCGAGGAGATGGGCAAAGAGATCCGGCCCACCTACGCGGGCAGCAAGAGCGCCATGGAACGGCTGAAACGGG GCATCATCCACGCTCGGGCGCTGGTGAGGGAGTGCCTGGCAGAGACAGAGCGCAACGCACGCACGTAA
- the CABP2 gene encoding calcium-binding protein 2, which produces MGNCTKTPERRLSKDGKQHSGCPTSGPQDPNELAEAAQSPPLQNYSVLHGLVGPACIFLRQSIAITQLDRELRPEEIEELKQAFQEFDKDHDGYISYKDLGECMRTMGYMPTEMELIELSQQITGGKVDFDDFVELMGPKMLAETADMIGIKELRDAFREFDTNGDGQISIAELREAMRKLLGQQLNYREVDEILKDVDLNGDGLVDFEEFVRMMSR; this is translated from the exons ATGGGCAACTGCACCAAGACCCCTGAGAGGAGGCTCTCGAAG GATGGGAAGCAGCACTCCGGCTGCCCGACCTCGGGCCCCCAAGACCCCAATGAGCTGGCAGAGGCCGCGCAGTCACCTCCGCTGCAGAACTACTCGGTGCTGCACGGGCTGGTGGGGCCAGCCTGCATCTTCCTCCGCCAGAGCATCGCCATCACCCAGCTG GACCGAGAGCTGCGGCCAGAAGAGATCGAAG AGCTGAAGCAGGCCTTCCAGGAGTTCGACAAGGACCACGATGGGTACATCAGCTACAAGGACCTGGGCGAGTGCATGCGCACCATGGGCTACATGCCCACTGAGATGGAGCTCATCGAGCTGTCGCAGCAGATCA CGGGTGGCAAGGTGGATTTTGATGATTTTGTGGAGCTGATGGGCCCCAAGATGCTGGCAGAGACGGCGGACATGATCGGGATCAAGGAGCTGCGTGACGCCTTCCGCGAG TTTGACACCAACGGGGACGGGCAGATCAGCATCGCGGAGCTGCGGGAGGCCATGCGCAAACTCCTGGGGCAGCAACTCAACTACCGCGAGGTGGACGAGATCCTCAAGGACGTGGATCTCAATGGGGATGGCCTGGTGGACTTTGAAG AGTTTGTGCGGATGATGTCGCGCTGA
- the NUDT8 gene encoding mitochondrial coenzyme A diphosphatase NUDT8 produces MLGPGGAAAARGYLSGGSERRCRARLAAAAAAAAGRAAAAAAAVLVPLCAVRGRPALLFTLRSRAMGGAHSGDVSFPGGKRDPADGDAVATALRETREELGLALGPERVWGLLRAVPDRRGMMVAPVLANLGPLEDVTLTPNPQEVEEVFTVPLAHLLQAENQGYTHFRSKGRYSYTLPVFLNGPYKVWGLTAIITELTLELLAPDLYRRKTRALWVPLGHSGHTLLIGRRMLLGNWGSPGAGATVPPSAVLPALSHGARVVLRPWLMSHLVIEQIKVQCFKPLASQPPNLEVWGPSAPAPRGSSELSSQTKVVVVVGSLPSLVQGRATLA; encoded by the exons ATGctggggcccggcggcgcggcggcggcgcgcgggtaCCTGAGCGGCGGCAGCgagcggcggtgccgggcgcggctggcggcggcggcggcggcggcggcggggcgggcggcggcggcggcggcggcggtgctggtGCCGCTGTGCGCcgtgcgcggccgccccgcgctgctcTTCACGCTGCGCTCCCGCGCCATGGGCGGCGCGCACAGCGGCGACGTGAG CTTCCCCGGCGGCAAGCGGGACCCGGCGGACGGCGACGCGGTGGCCACGGCGCTGCGGGAGACGCGGGAGGAGCTGGGCCTGGCCCTGGGCCCCGAGCGCGTCTGGGGCCTCCTGCGCGCCGTGCCCGACCGG CGGGGAATGATGGTGGCTCCCGTCCTTGCGAACCTGGGGCCCTTGGAGGATGTGACCCTGACGCCCAACCCCCAGGAG GTTGAGGAGGTCTTCACCGTCCCCTTGGCTCACCTGCTGCAGGCGGAGAACCAGGGCTACACCCACTTCCGCTCCAAGGGCCGCTACAGCTACACGCTGCCCGTCTTCCTCAACGGGCCCTACAAGGTGTGGGGGCTCACGGCCATCATCACCGAGCTGACGCTGGAGCTGCTGGCGCCTGACCTCTACCGCAGGAAGACACGG GCCCTTTGGGTGCCTCTAGGACACTCTGGCCACACACTCCTGATTGGCAGGAGGATGCTGCTGGGAAACTGGGGCAGCCCGGGAGCCGGCGCCACTGTCCCCCCGTCCGCGGTGCTGCCAGCCCTTTCCCACGGGGCTCGAGTGGTCCTGCGCCCGTGGTTGATGTCCCACCTTGTGATTGAGCAAATTAAAGTACAGTGTTTTAAACCACTTGCATCACAGCCTCCAAATCTTGAAGTGTGGGGGCCTTCTGCACCAGCACCGCGGGGGAGCAGCGAGCTCAGCTCTCAGAccaaggtggtggtggtggtggggtctcTCCCGTCATTAGTACAGGGGAGAGCAACCCTGGCGTGA
- the MTCH2 gene encoding mitochondrial carrier homolog 2: MADTASQVLLGSGLAVLSQPLMYVKVLVQVGYEPLPPTLGRNIFGRQVYQLPGLFAYAKHIVKVDGRAGLFKGLTPRLCSGAIGTIVHSKVLQRYQEAEQPEPGASKKEPVSSLEQVLKETSREMVARSAATLITHPFHVITLRCMVQFIGRETKYSGTLSAFATIYREEGILGFFAGLIPRLLGDILSLWLCNMLAYLINTYALENGVSTMTEMKSYSQAVTGFFASMLTYPFVLVSNLMAINNCGLAGGLLPYAPTYSSWLDCWSQLHKEGNMSRGNSLFFRKVPTGKRYVWEERRFR; this comes from the exons ATGGCGGACACGGCCTCGCAGGTGCTGCTGGGTTCGGGGCTGGCTGTGCTGTCGCAGCCCCTCATGTACGTGAAGGTGCTGGTGCAG GTGGGATATGAGCCTCTTCCGCCAACTCTGGGAAGGAATATTTTTGGGCGACAGGTTTACCAGCTGCCAGGTCTTTTTGCTTATG CCAAACACATTGTGAAGGTTGATGGAAGAGCAGGACTCTTCAAAGGCCTGACCCCCCGCCTCTGCTCCGGAGCCATCGGCACCATTGTGCACAGCAAAGTGCTGCAG CGGTACCAGGAGGCTGAGCAGCCTGAG CCAGGAGCCAGCAAGAAGGAGCCCGTGTCCTCGTTGGAGCAGGTTCTCAAGGAG ACCTCCCGAGAGATGGTCGCTCGCTCCGCCGCAACGCTCATCACCCACCCCTTTCACG TGATCACCCTGAGATGTATGGTGCAGTTCATCGGCAGGGAGACCAAGTACAG CGGGACACTAAGCGCCTTCGCCACGATTTACCGAGAAGAGGGCATCCTGGGATTCTTCGC GGGCCTCATCCCCCGGCTTCTCGGAGACATCCTTTCGCTGTGGCTCTGCAACATGCTGGCCTACCTCATCAACACATACGCCCTGGAGAACGGG GTCTCAACCATGACTGAGATGAAGAGCTACTCACAAGCAGTCACTGGA TTCTTTGCCAGCATGCTGACGTACCCCTTCGTGCTGGTCTCCAACCTGATGGCCATTAATAATTGTGG gCTGGCTGGGGGCCTCCTCCCCTACGCACCCACCTACTCGTCTTGGCTGGACTGCTGGAGCCAGCTGCACAAGGAG GGCAACATGAGCCGAGGGAACAGCCTGTTTTTCCGCAAGGTGCCCACGGGGAAGCGATatgtgtgggaggagaggaggttTCGCTGA
- the AGBL2 gene encoding cytosolic carboxypeptidase 2, with translation MQPCEHPAAQAVPEPYDSFMYRHLRYYGYFRGQKTGQQKSPMSTQEHGQGLSECQPAEAPSLGSAKPACSSPQGLGQELTRSSEERGIWGACMGQGGLHWPGDSSEPGTPEHPHCSPHGEQPVPAPPALGCPILLGASARLWGWEHGASRRLPQAAPGPLAAPQVLELALPKSKQLLSGRPPGCGSPLLREPRALFALPSARGPLPAPRWPVECEVIKEGIEHIEWVPPQPEPFYQPTGCEEAPAGGEECGTVVYHVSPVIGSSCFTRARVGGAQGPLSSPAATLAGPHDTTLLFEARFESGNLQKAVKVGPHEYVLTLRPDLYTSKHTQWFYFRVQNTRKDPVYRFTIANLAKPKSLYSKGMKPLLYSQRDAQGRGIGWRRAGDDIRYYLGGFGEGQAAYCLTWTVRFPHDGDTCYFAHSYPYTYSDLQRYLQAVVGDPVRSQYCKVRALCRSLAGNTVYLLTISSPAGATAKRTVVLSARVHPGESGSSWVMRGFLDFILSDAPDAQLLRQLFIFKVVPMLNPDGVVVGNSRCSLAGRDLNRAYRTVLKDSFPCVWHTRAMVERVLAEREILLYCDFHGHSRKNNVFMYGCSGGGAGAAPRLHERVFPLMLSKNAPDKFSFRSCKFKVQKSKEGTGRIVMWRMGISNSYTMEAAFGGSTLGERHSHFSVEDLKSLGYHICNTLLDFCHPNPAKVQQCLLELDALLQQKLHQKLGCKPGSGGSWSGISLSDLESSTSGSNSSESDGPPAHLLGLAEQLKQRKKKQLQTRRERNTLRQRYGISWDRPSRESISVRPASPRPQRQPALHTAPTRGSGPGGETKQGECHRPRSHAAGGDLQLARREGSSIQAPLGRPTTVSAHRAGLVAPRDAELRNQPKSFAANGATTARSRDGQSQPAGCGGTYGNGTGHSAGCVSSQAADPGDITRLSLRRGELRSGHKAAPRGCRTQSCLTSPHREHECWPQTERSNGRATTPDPTGTRCPCLARRRAAARGQHSTAVPSLSPAQSWLSCATGGPASAAGRKKPSGNGGCSPSGKAAGPILNLQL, from the exons ATGCAGCCCTGCGAGCACCCTGCTGCCCAG gcTGTCCCTGAGCCCTACGACAGCTTCATGTACAGACACCTGCGCTACTATGGCTACTTCCGAG GCCAGAAGACAGGCCAGCAGAAGAGCCCTATGTCCACCCAGGAGCACGGGCAGGGGCTCTCTGAGTGCCAGCCCGCTGAGGCACCCAGCCTGGGCAGCGCCAAGCCAGCCTGCAGCTCTCCgcagggcctggggcaggagcTGACGC GCTCAAGCGAGGAGCGGGGGATCTGGGGGGCGTGCATGGGACAAGGTGGTCTCCATTGGCCTGGAGATAGCTCTGAACCTGGGACCCCAGAGCATCCCCATTGCAGCCCCCATGGGGAGCAGCCAGTAccagcccctcctgccctgggttGCCCCATCCTCCTTGGAGCCTCAGCCAgactgtggggctgggagcatgGGGCATCCCGGAGGCTTCCCCAAGCTGCTCCTGGTCCTCTTGCAGCCCCTCAGGTGCTGGAGCTGGCCCTCCCCAAGAGCAAGCAGCTCCTCTCGGGGCGGCCCCCAGGCTGCGGTTCCCCGCTGCTGCGGGAGCCGCGGGCTCTCTTCGCCCTGCCGTCGGCACGaggccccctccccgctccccgctggCCTGTCGAGTGCGAAGTCATCAAGGAGGGGATCGAGCACATTG AGTGGGTCCCGCCTCAGCCAGAACCCTTCTACCAGCCCACAGGCTGCGAGGAGGCCCCGGCCGGCGGCGAGGAGTGCGGCACCGTTGTCTACCATGTCAGCCCAG TGATTGGAAGCTCCTGTTTCACCCGTGCTCGGGTCGGGGGTGCCCAGGGCCCCCTCTCCTCGCCAGCGGCCACCCTGGCAGGCCCCCACGACACCACCCTCCTTTTCGAAGCGCGGTTTGAGAGCGGCAACCTCCAGAAGGCTGTCAAGGT GGGCCCACACGAGTACGTGCTGACTCTGCGGCCGGACCTATACACCAGCAAGCACACCCAGTGGTTTTACTTCCGTGTGCAAAACACCAGGAAAGACCCTGTCTACCGTTTCACCATCGCCAACCTGGCGAAGCCCAAGAGCCTCTACAGCAAGGGCATGAAGCCGCTGCTCTACTCGCAGCGGGACGCCCAGGGCCGCGGCATCGGCTGGCGCAGAGCCGGGGACGACATCCGCTACTACCTGGGTGGCTTTGGAgagggccaggctgcctactGCCTCACGTGGACCGTGCGCTTCCCCCACGATGGCGATACCTGCTACTTCGCCCACTCCTACCCTTACACCTACTCGGACCTGCAGCGTTACCTGCAGGCGGTGGTGGGTGACCCCGTCCGCTCTCAGTACTGCAAGGTGCGGGCGCTGTGCCGCAGCCTAGCTGGCAACACCGTCTACCTGCTCACCATCAGCAGCCCCGCAGGCGCCACGGCCAAGaggacagtggtgctgagcgccCGCGTGCACCCCGGTGAGAGCGGCAGCTCGTGGGTGATGAGGGGCTTCCTCGACTTCATCTTGAGCGATGCCCCCGACGCTCAGCTCCTCCGCCAGCTCTTCATCTTCAAGGTGGTGCCCATGCTGAATCCTGATGGCGTGGTCGTGGGCAACTCTCGCTGCTCCCTGGCGGGCAGGGACCTCAACAGGGCCTACAGGACGGTGCTCAAGGACTCCTTCCCCTGTGTCTGGCACACTCGAGCCATGGTGGAGAG GGTCCTGGCGGAGCGGGAGATCCTGCTGTACTGCGACTTCCATGGGCACAGCCGCAAGAACAATGTCTTCATGTACGGCTgtagcggcggcggggccggcgctgcacCACGGCTGCACGAACGTGTCTTCCCACTGATGCTGAGCAAAAATGCCCCTGACAAG TTTTCCTTCCGCAGCTGTAAGTTTAAGGTGCAGAAGAGCAAAGAGGGGACCGGGAGGATCGTCATGTGGCGGATGGGCATCTCCAACAGCTACACCATGGAGGCGGCTTTTGGGGGCTCCACACTGG GCGAGAGGCACTCGCATTTCAGTGTGGAGGACCTCAAATCACTGGGTTACCACATCTGCAACACCCTGCTGGACTTCTGCCACCCCAATCCTGCCAAG GTCCAGCAGTGCCTGTTGGAGCTGGATGCACTGTTGCAGCAGAAGCTTCACCAAAAGCTCGGGTGCAAGCCAGGCTCTGGTGGTAGCTGGAGTGGCATCTCCCTCTCGGACCTTGAATCCAG CACCAGTGGCTCCAACAGCTCCGAGTCCGATGGCCCTCCTGCTCACCTCCTCGGCCTGGCAGAGCAG CTTAAACAAAGGAAGAAGAAGCAGTTGCAGACAAGGAGAGAGAGGAACACCCTGCGCCAGCGATACGGCATCTCTTGGGACCGACCAAGCCGGGAGAGCATCTCG GTGAGGCCGGCATCGCCCAGACCGCAGAGGCAACCGGCTCTCCACACGGCCCCGACGAGAGGCAGCGGCCCAGGAGGGGAGACGAAGCAG GGTGAATGCCACCGCCCCAGGAGCCATGCTGCTGGAGGGGATTTGCAGCTGGCaaggagagaaggcagcagcatcCAAGCCCCGCTGGGCCGTCCAACGACGGTGAGTGCCCACCGCGCAGGCCTGGTTGCCCCGAGAGACGCCGAGCTGAGGAACCAGCCCAAAAGCTTCGCTGCCAATGGGGCTACGACTGCTCGGAGCAGGGATGGGCAGTCCCAGCCGGCAGGCTGTGGCGGCACTTATGGAAACGGCACCGGCCACAGCGCTGGCTGTGTTTCCTCGCAGGCTGCGGACCCAGGAGACATAACCAGGTTGTCCCTACGGCGAGGGGAGCTGCGCAGCGGACACAAGGCAGCTCCCCGTGGGTGCAGGACGCAGTCCTGCCTTACCAGCCCTCACAGGGAGCACGAGTGCTGGCCCCAGACGGAACGAAGCAACGGGAGGGCCACGACGCCCGACCCCACAGGCACTCGCTGCCCGTGTCTTGCACGGCGCCGAGCGGCTGCTCGCGGGCAGCACTCCACAGCGGTGCCGAGCCTCTCGCCAGCACAGAGCTGGCTGTCTTGTGCCACCGGGGGACCTGCCTCAGCTGCTGGCCGGAAGAAACCCAGTGGGAACGGAGGCTGCTCACCCTCAGGCAAGGCCGCAGGTCCCATCCTCAACCTCCAACTGTAG